In Aspergillus fumigatus Af293 chromosome 2, whole genome shotgun sequence, a genomic segment contains:
- the grc3 gene encoding uncharacterized protein, with product MKRKAEKQQATAPVSAFAARKARQQQARLLEPEKTAQNEPAVEPPSKRARRSPEEGAARQAANENDRVQTRRSARTKAETLSSAELAEKQPQESAAAARAQTAERTPPPEKGDADTFDAAEEEEEEEKEEDILERENGVGVIAVEDDAEGYESPADDVPQVQNFPLSKTRLNKSNIVSSDERTLCVRIKEKMTLVLLGHYDLWVKRGVISLMGAKLHPSPRLYRVYAPSTHSLPVIKCVAGVDGESEIEVKSCNSGIYRLRHLSPLYQRIWNGKHTAADKLTLKKVSASTKRTFSVLYTSSDDSWNRHLRPLHLEKQWSSAIRSLSQRGGRLKVLICGPKASGKSTFSRYLLNHLLSPAPQTENNHRNTDGVAFLDLDPGQPEFCPMGQVYLAHLRSPFFGPPFTHPSLAESQDGSIIRSHHIGAISPKEDPDHYVLAAMDLMDRYRALLASYPQCPLIINYPGWIFGLGLEVATWLVKSLGLSDVVYMSEKGPAEVVEPLGHAAQEARVPLTTLPSQPTDFVSRSSAQLRSMQVQSYFHMSHPSEIHNPQWLDTTMSRTRPLVVDYAGPRQGIRGIMVMGSQISPNLLHEALDGALVGVVAVESPNAIMGQADAAGFSGSSHGDATQGAEDLSSAASDIDMNDVTDACHGDVAPTSSSSFESMIIRTPNEDLPYLFVGSGSCNPLDPKASNCLGLALVRSIDVPSRKLELITPIPASKLRDALEQGHGIVLVRGMLDNPSWAISEDYYAARAAERRHQELVAKARKETNTRDGQDAAVDADTQGMVSALLKDRIRRASNVPWMTVIEDNSRRHREAAQRKKSLWKLRKKAYPGSESETDW from the exons atgaaaagaaaagctGAGAAGCAGCAGGCGACTG CTCCGGTCAGCGCTTTTGCAGCGCGCAAAGCTCGGCAACAGCAAGCACGGCTTTTAGAGCCAGAGAAGACTGCGCAGAATGAACCCGCCGTCGAGCCGCCATCTAAAAGAGCGCGGCGGTCACCTGAGGAAGGTGCCGCAAGGCAGGCCGCTAACGAAAATGATCGGGTACAGACGAGGCGCTCTGCGAGGACGAAGGCAGAGACCTTGAGCTCTGCTGAGCTTGCTGAAAAGCAGCCTCAGGAGTCTGCTGCCGCTGCAAGAGCACAGACCGCAGAGCGGACACCACCTCCGGAGAAGGGAGATGCGGATACCTTCGACgctgccgaagaagaggaggaggaggagaaggaggaggatataCTGGAGCGAGAGAATGGCGTAGGAGTCATTGCTGTGGAGGACGATGCTGAAGG CTATGAATCACCGGCCGATGACGTCCCACAGGTCCAGAATTTTCCACTCTCAAAGACACGGTTGAACAAGAGCAATATTGTATCTAGTGATGAGCGTACACTCTGTGTTCGTatcaaagagaagatg ACTCTTGTGTTGTTAGGACATTACGACCTTTGGGTCAAACGAGGTGTGATCAGCCTGATGGGCGCAAAGCTGCATCCTTCGCCACGGCTCTACAGGGTTTACGCACCGTCTACGCACTCGTTGCCCGTCATCAAGTGTGTAGCCGGGGTCGATGGTGAATCCGAGATCGAAGTCAAGTCATGTAACAGTGGCATCTATCGACTCAGGCACTTGTCGCCATTGTATCAGCGGATATGGAATGGGAAGCACACAGCGGCGGACAAACTGACATTGAAGAAAGTTTCTGCGTCCACCAAGAGAACTTTCTCAGTG TTATATACTTCATCCGACGACTCCTGGAACCGTCATCTGAGGCCACTACATCTTGAGAAGCAATGGAGCTCCGCGATTAGATCGCTTTCGCAGCGAGGGGGACGATTGAAAGTCCTGATCTGTGGTCCCAAAGCGTCAGGGAAATCAACTTTTAGCCGCTACCTCTTGAATCATCTTCTCAGCCCAGCACCGCAAACCGAGAATAACCACCGGAATACTGATGGAGTCGCTTTTCTGGACCTTGACCCTGGACAGCCGGAATTCTGTCCGATGGGACAGGTTTATTTAGCACACCTTCGCTCTCCATTCTTTGGGCCGCCATTCACACATCCATCGTTGGCTGAATCCCAGGATGGTTCGATCATCCGGAGTCACCACATCGGAGCTATATCTCCGAAGGAAGACCCTGACCATTACGTTTTGGCAGCAATGGATCTTATGGACCGCTACCGAGCCCTACTGGCAAGCTACCCTCAATGTCCACTCATCATCAATTACCCCGGATGGATCTTCGGGCTCGGTCTAGAAGTCGCGACATGGCTAGTGAAATCTTTGGGTCTGTCAGATGTCGTCTACATGAGTGAAAAAGGCCCGGCCGAGGTCGTAGAGCCCCTTGGCCATGCTGCCCAGGAAGCTAGAGTTCCTCTCACCACGCTGCCGTCTCAGCCCACCGATTTCGTCAGCAGATCAAGCGCTCAATTACGCTCGATGCAAGTACAGTCCTACTTCCATATGTCCCACCCGAGCGAGATTCATAATCCACAATGGCTGGATACAACCATGTCCCGAACTCGACCGCTCGTTGTCGATTACGCCGGGCCACGGCAAGGCATTCGTGGAATAATGGTAATGGGCTCTCAGATAAGCCCTAACCTTCTCCATGAAGCCCTCGATGGAGCGCTCGTCGGCGTTGTTGCCGTTGAGTCTCCCAATGCAATCATGGGCCAAGCCGATGCAGCCGGATTTTCGGGTAGCTCTCACGGGGACGCGACGCAAGGCGCTGAAGATCTGTCAAGTGCCGCTTCAGACATCGACATGAACGACGTTACGGATGCTTGCCACGGTGACGTGGCTCCTacatcgtcctcctctttTGAATCAATGATCATACGTACCCCGAACGAAGATTTACCATATCTCTTTGTCGGCTCCGGGAGCTGCAACCCTCTTGACCCCAAGGCCTCAAACTGCCTGGGTCTGGCTCTTGTCCGCTCCATCGATGTTCCATCACGCAAGCTGGAACTCATCACTCCAATCCCAGCGTCCAAACTTCGCGATGCCCTAGAACAAGGCCACGGCATCGTGCTCGTTCGCGGAATGCTAGATAACCCCAGCTGGGCCATCAGCGAAGACTACTACGCCGCGCGGGCAGCGGAAAGGCGCCACCAGGAACTTGTCGCCAAAGCACGCAAGGAAACCAATACTCGGGATGGTCAGGACGCAGCGGTTGATGCAGACACGCAAGGTATGGTGTCTGCCTTGCTCAAGGACCGGATACGGCGCGCTAGCAACGTGCCTTGGATGACGGTGATAGAGGATAACAGCCGGCGACACCGGGAGGCCGCCCAGCGGAAAAAGTCTCTGTGGAAGCTACGCAAGAAAGCATACCCTGGTAGCGAGAGTGAAACCGACTGGTAG
- a CDS encoding DNA-directed RNA polymerase I subunit RPA34, translating to MAPAKSIKKTSSGSSSISSSRSTSPEPTTKSKSDRETEDSASSDSESVPSSPEIKASNISSSNDSLYPKPSYKPPSGFKAAKKQLPPSSTTSSLLSDLRGKQLFHITAPSFLPLSKVKEVSLAKILQGEPILEHEGVQYGIPSENIGHGDLGGKSLLLYDSKTQTYYSAPATTMPTYHVQQLIDLPKSLGTEDAVLAAAQDQIKPPRKQPKHLKMRFRPVGSEEGPPETIGSSSEESEGEGKPNSKFPRESKTEREERKRKHAEEVEGSQSAGLPRKKTKKQTVDTSQSSKKRDEKKRKKEKA from the exons ATGGCGCCAGCCAAGTCAATTAAGAAGACTTCCTCGGGCAGCTCGAGCATCTCGAGCAGCAGATCGACATCGCCGGAACCAACAACAAAGTCGAAATCGGATCGCGAGACTGAAGATTCGGCCAGCTCCGATTCTGAGAGTGTCCCTTCGTCCCCAGAGATCAAGGCTTCCAATAT CTCGTCTTCAAACGACTCCCTCTACCCGAAACCTTCCTACAAGCCACCGTCAGGCTTCAAGGCTGCGAAGAAGCAATTACCGCCATCTTCTACCACATCCTCCCTCCTTTCTGACCTTCGCGGCAAACAACTCTTCCACATCACTGCGCCCTCCTTCCTCCCTCTCTCCAAAGTCAAAGAGGTGTCGCTGGCGAAGATCTTACAAGGGGAGCCGATACTTGAGCACGAGGGCGTGCAATATGGTATCCCATCCGAGAACATTGGCCACGGTGATTTGGGTGGAAAGAGTCTCCTTCTATACGATTCGAAGACACAGACATACTACAGCGCACCTGCCACTACCATGCCTACCTATCACGTACAGCAACTGATCGACCTCCCTAAAAGCTTAGGGACCGAGGATGCAGTATTGGCAGCAGCACAGGATCAGATCAAGCCTCCACGGAAGCAACCGAAACATCTGAAGATGCGGTTTCGCCCGGTCGGTAGTGAAGAGGGTCCACCAGAGACGATCGGTTCGAGTTCGGAAGAGTCcgagggagagggaaagcCGAATTCCAAGTTTCCCAGAGAATCAAAGACCGAGCGCGAGGAAAGAAAACGGAAGCATGCcgaagaagtggaaggatCCCAATCGGCTGGCTTGCccaggaagaagaccaaaaaGCAAACTGTCGATACATCACAATCAAGCAAAAAGCGAGATGAGAAGAAacggaagaaggagaaggcgtGA
- the atg26 gene encoding uncharacterized protein: MRPFLDDAKRRVDRKLSARRQSLSASRFLPSALPDRLKDNHDAQVDFTAPPGGSGSREGHLQYMQQSIFGMIAAVGSRSDFHARFDESSDSDGETGQRPRKESSVRKGTSVSVNTSSLDPSQRSSSQTDGNSEKDLGTRGRRHRRTISDHKLLRPFMSNSKHEPDPSTGDEMPTVSPPSRPRSATPRAAPILSRMVEAQAQFDLKASSTERSQSSLNETGAKGPRDASVSPLSTRLMDMFGFDKPEKVLVEYACSLLQSMLLQGYMYVTEGHICFYAYLPKKSTVAIKSGYLHKRGRKNPKYSRYWFSLKGDVLSYYADPSNLYFPSGHVDLRYGISASLGDPKEKGREPRDFQVTTDQRTYYFRADSAMSAKEWVKALQKVIFRTHNEGESVKISFPIESIIDIEESPMVDFAETFKIRVIEDDDSYAIDEYFFTFFNSGREAFEFLKILINDQSLKISSQHLSPQPDRSPRSDRTRKSRNRWSLTSGTSRAETQRKRSASTSHMSLAHDIVKSSPATRHQDSSDSILNSFEQATESSAAWQSITDAAESASQILNRSDVFQSPTIYGLDRRPSGRERRGRRNSDETARSPSTRVNVGTGQQIDELDRRTDGNTSGREARDTTSESDQYTQDPTKSFSGAPSLNELVKAGVYPLQRAAGLAEYLRTRSKQMSNLLASESMGYIEKVSGMWTGGRKHYGEAEDVLPDDQDVDPEDKEDGCNYGDRFRAHFALPPTEKLQATYFAYLHRVLPLYGKIYVSQKKLCFRSLIPGTRTKMILPLRDIENVEKEKGFRFGYHGLVIIIRGHEELFFEFRTSDARDDCAVTLHQHLEAVKFMAESGLLAEQEQNESEAAMTEHRMLQEARYYDYGENDLRPLNESSELHPIFDDPRASIVNFKPAESLRITCLTIGSRGDVQPYIALCKGLLAEGHRPKIATHAEFEPWVRKHGIDFAPVEGDPAELMRICVENGMFTYSFLKEASQKFRGWIDDLLSSAWASCQDSDLLIESPSAMAGIHIAEALRIPYFRAFTMPWSRTRAYPHAFAVPEHRMGGAYNYITYVMFDNVFWKAIAGQVNRWRKNELGLKATTLDKMQPNKVPFLYNYSPSVVPPPLDYPDWIRITGYWFLNEGSDWTPPTALSEFIHRAREDGKKIVYIGFGSIVVSDPSALTKTVIESVLKADVRCILSKGWSDRLGDPASAKPEVPLPSEIHQIQAAPHDWLFSHIDAAVHHGGAGTTGASLRAGVPTIIKPFFGDQFFFGSRVEDLGVGICMKKLNVSVFSRALWEATHSERMIIRAQDLGARIRSEDGVATAIQAIYRDLEYAKTLARQRSIASSTPFSPTPSAKTAAEQDADDDVEDSEEWTFVGDDTDVEMSRRLRDRAISDADMLPDRLLANSVPGDSGPGRN, encoded by the exons ATGCGCCCATTTCTGGACGATGCAAAGCGACGGGTGGACCGCAAGCTCAGCGCGAGGAGACAGTCCCTGTCCGCAAGCCGTTTTCTTCCCAGTGCTTTGCCGGACAGACTGAAGGACAACCACGATGCCCAGGTCGACTTTACTGCTCCTCCTGGAGGATCTGGCTCTCGCGAGGGCCATCTTCAATACATGCAACAATCCATATTCGGGATGATCGCCGCTGTTGGCTCCAGGTCTGATTTTCATGCGCGGTTTGATGAGTCAAGTGACAGTGATGGAGAAACAGGGCAGCggccaaggaaggagtcgtCTGTCAGGAAAGGAACGTCTGTGTCGGTGAATACGTCTTCCCTCGATCCAAGCCAAAGATCCAGTTCGCAGACCGATGGGAATTCAGAGAAGGACTTGGGCACAAGAGGCCGTCGCCATCGAAGGACAATATCGGACCATAAATTATTACGGCCATTCATGTCGAACTCCAAGCATGAGCCAGATCCTTCAACGGGCGATGAAATGCCCACCGTTTCACCTCCTTCGCGGCCGCGTAGTGCCACTCCTCGAGCAGCTCCTATCCTGAGCCGCATGGTTGAAGCTCAAGCCCAATTTGATTTGAAAGCGTCGTCTACCGAACGCTCCCAATCTTCTCTCAATGAAACTGGCGCGAAGGGCCCTCGCGACGCATCTGTGTCCCCCCTTTCTACAAGGCTGATGGATATGTTCGGCTTTGACAAACCAGAAAAAGTTCTTGTTGAGTATGCCTGCTCACTTCTTCAGAGCATGCTTTTACAGGGGTACATGTACGTCACCGAGGGACACATCTGCTTCTACGCCTATCTCCCCAAGAAATCTACAGTAGCTATCAAGTCTGGATATCTTCACAAGCGTGGCCGAAAGAACCCCAAGTATAGCCGCTACTGGTTTTCTTTGAAGGGTGACGTTCTTTCCTACTATGCCGACCCGTCAAATCTCTACTTTCCGAGTGGTCATGTCGATCTTCGATACGGGATTTCTGCCTCATTGGGCGACCcgaaagagaaagggaggGAGCCTAGAGATTTTCAAGTCACTACAGACCAGAGAACGTACTATTTCAGAGCTGACAGCGCCATGAGTGCGAAGGAATGGGTAAAAGCCCTGCAAAAAGTGATTTTTCGGACTCACAACGAGGGGGAAAGCGTCAAGATATCTTTTCCGATCGAAAGCATTATAGACATAGAGGAAAGTCCTATGGTAGACTTTGCCGAGACGTTCAAAATCCGCGTgattgaggatgatgattcGTACGCGATTGACGAG TATTTCTTCACATTCTTCAACTCCGGCCGAGAAGCATTCGAGTTTCTTAAAATCCTTATTAATGACCAATCTTTGAAAATTTCTTCTCAGCACCTTTCGCCGCAACCGGACCGGTCACCTCGGTCTGATCGTACCCGCAAATCTCGAAACAGGTGGTCATTGACCAGCGGGACGAGTCGAGCTGAGACGCAGCGGAAAAGGAGTGCAAGCACAAGCCATATGAGCCTCGCCCATGATATTGTAAAATCATCGCCGGCAACTCGACACCAGGACTCGTCAGACTCAATATTGAATTCTTTCGAGCAAGCGACTGAGTCTTCGGCTGCCTGGCAATCGATAACGGATGCGGCAGAATCAGCGAGCCAGATCTTGAATCGCAGTGATGTCTTTCAGTCTCCTACTATTTATGGTCTGGACAGAAGACCTTCTGgcagggaaagaagagggcgACGCAATTCTGATGAAACGGCTCGATCACCATCTACGCGTGTCAATGTTGGTACCGGTCAACAGATCGATGAGCTTGACAGACGAACGGATGGTAATACGAGTGGACGTGAGGCTCGGGATACCACCAGTGAATCAGACCAATACACGCAAGATCCGACTAAATCCTTCTCAGGTGCACCTTCTCTGAACGAGCTTGTCAAAGCCGGGGTATATCCTCTCCAGCGTGCAGCAGGTCTTGCCGAGTACTTGAGGACACGGTCAAAGCAAATGAGTAATCTCCTGGCCAGTGAATCTATGGGCTATATAGAGAAAGTCTCGGGAATGTGGACTGGTGGTCGAAAACATTATGGCGAGGCAGAAGATGTTTTGCCTGATGATCAAGATGTCGAcccagaagacaaggaggacGGCTGCAACTATGGCGACCGTTTTCGTGCGCACTTTGCATTACCGCCGACGGAGAAGCTGCAAGCTACATACTTTGCATACTTGCACCGGGTGCTTCCTCTCTATGGCAAGATATACGTCAGTCAGAAGAAGCTATGTTTCCGCAGTCTTATTCCTGGGACTCGTACAAAGATGATTCTTCCTCTGAGAGACATTGAGAAcgttgagaaggagaaaggctTCAGATTTGGCTATCACGGTcttgttattattatccgCGGACATGAGGAGTTATTCTTCGAGTTCCGTACGTCTGATGCTCGGGATGACTGCGCAGTTACGCTCCATCAACATCTGGAGGCTGTGAAGTTTATGGCAGAGTCAGGCTTGCTAGCCgagcaggagcagaatgAGTCCGAGGCAGCGATGACAGAACACCGTATGCTTCAAGAGGCCAGATACTATGATTATGGCGAAAATGACTTGCGGCCCTTAAATGAGTCTTCTGAGCTACATCCAATTTTTGACGATCCTCGCGCTTCCATCGTCAACTTCAAACCCGCCGAGTCTCTTCGGATCACCTGCCTGACGATTGGCTCGCGAGGCGATGTGCAGCCATACATAGCCCTATGTAAAGGGCTACTTGCAGAAGGCCATAGGCCAAAGATTGCAACCCATGCAGAATTCGAGCCATGGGTGAGAAAGCATGGCATTGATTTTGCTCCGGTGGAGGGTGACCCAGCGGAACTCATGCGCATTTGCGTTGAGAATGGGATGTTCACGTATTCCTTTCTGAAAGAGGCGTCACAAAAGTTCAGGGGCTGGATTGATGATCTTTTGTCATCGGCATGGGCTAGCTGCCAGGACAGCGACCTTCTCATTGAATCACCCAGTGCAATGGCGGGTATACACATCGCCGAGGCGCTGAGAATCCCTTACTTTCGTGCCTTCACAATGCCGTGGTCACGGACAAGAGCTTACCCGCACGCCTTTGCAGTGCCCGAGCACAGAATGGGTGGTGCGTACAACTATATAACCTACGTGATGTTTGACAAtgtcttctggaaggcgATCGCCGGGCAGGTGAACAGATGGCGGAAAAACGAGCTCGGCCTAAAGGCGACTACTCTGGACAAGATGCAACCGAACAAAGTCCCATTCCTCTATAACTACTCTCCCTCGGTAGTACCGCCACCATTGGACTACCCCGACTGGATTCGGATCACCGGATATTGGTTCCTTAACGAGGGAAGCGACTGGACTCCTCCAACTGCTCTGTCCGAATTCATTCACCGTGCCCGCGAAGATGGGAAAAAGATAGTTTATATTGGGTTCGGATCAATAGTTGTGTCTGATCCCTCGGCACTCACCAAGACTGTCATTGAGTCAGTTCTGAAGGCTGATGTTCGCTGTATTCTCTCCAAAGGATGGTCCGATAGGCTCGGAGATCCTGCTAGTGCTAAGCCGGAAGTACCATTGCCGTCAGAGATCCACCAGATTCAGGCTGCACCGCATGACTGGCTCTTCTCGCACATCGACGCTGCCGTTCATCATGGAGGAGCGGGTACCACTGGGGCGAGCTTACGTGCTGGCGTTCCTACGATCATCAAGCCTTTCTTCGGTGACCAGTTCTTTTTTGGGTCGAGAGTAGAAGATTTGGGCGTGGGGATTTGCATGAAGAAGCTTAACGTGAGCGTTTTCTCGCGGGCACTCTGGGAAGCCACCCATAGCGAGCGAATGATCATCAGAGCCCAAGATCTAGGCGCAAGGATCCGTAGT GAGGATGGAGTGGCAACTGCTATCCAGGCCATTTACCGCGACCTTGAATACGCCAAAACACTAGCCCGCCAGCGCTCCATTGCTTCGTCCACGCCTTTTTCGCCAACGCCTTCTGCCAAAACGGCGGCCGAGCaagatgctgatgatgatgtcgaagACAGTGAGGAATGGACGTTTGTTGGCGACGATACCGACGTGGAGATGTCAAGGAGGCTCCGAGATAGGGCAATCTCCGATGCTGATATGCTGCCCGATCGATTGCTTGCCAATTCCGTTCCTGGAGATTCTGGACCAGGAAGAAACTGA
- a CDS encoding tubulin-binding prefolding complex subunit PAC10 translates to MADKKSSTVTTQTNPRGIPAAPFIDNVSDYVASRADVEPTLQRFQEMISKYQFMELNTQRRAAGLREKIPDIKKTLDVVRFLKMQKETNSSSTLETSFELNDTLYARAQISPADTDEVYLWLGANVMLAYPIPEAETMLSEKLSAAEQSLANCDEDLEFLREQITTIEVATARVYNWDVVQRRKEKAEGKGDDDDEATDKRKSGG, encoded by the exons ATGGCAGACAAGAAATCCAG CACCGTAACAACACAAACGAACCCGCGCGGAATTCCCGCCGCTCCCTTCATCGACAATGTCAGCGACTATGTCGCCTCGCGCGCAGACGTGGAACCCACACTACAGCGTTTCCAGGAGATGATCTCCAAATATCAATTTATGGAGCTCAATACCCAGCGCCGAGCGGCGGGCCTCCGAGAAAAGATTCCCGACATCAAGAAGACATTAGACGTCGTGCGGTTCTTGAAGATGCAGAAAGAA ACAAACTCCTCATCAACCCTGGAAACCAGCTTTGAGTTAAACGATACGCTCTATGCGCGCGCGCAAATCTCCCCGGCCGACACGGACGAAGTATACCTCTGGCTCGGGGCGAACGTTATGCTCGCGTACCCCATCCCCGAGGCCGAGACGATGCTGTCGGAGAAGCTCTCTGCCGCAGAGCAGAGTCTAGCGAACTGTGATGAGGATCTGGAGTTCCTGAGGGAGCAGATTACC ACCATCGAAGTCGCTACCGCTCGTGTCTACAACTGGGACGTTGTACAGCGGCGGAAAGAGAAGGCTGAAGGCAAGGgggatgacgacgatgaagcgACCGACAAGCGCAAGTCAGGGGGCTAA
- a CDS encoding TMEM199/VMA12 family protein: MVLLVTTTHIISAFEAVPPSSRKELDLPDSLSIGSPISHEQVIRLSRYSNNGANSTSPHPKPDRSLNSLLRGTRVYVPPPSKKPEPSPEYLALKARLLAAAETDAYNRMTASTFTSSAPGQSGPSPIFSSSTPTLSALHDSKALAGDTGTKDPLTPSLVLNIFLSVLITGFSVYWALTSFRTPDILVSSVSSLWRGQPPSKPSANRVSGGATEPVRVLVSLLAALMVGVAEVLIYAIYLQKVDQARARERRIKERKEVVETDVVRAGPGQAGKEGVQRIDGEQETIWGRGANGGVRRRVREKWEEKESQWNHDG; the protein is encoded by the exons ATGGTGCTCCTCGTCACAACCACTCATATTATCTCCGCATTCGAGGCCGTTCCCCCCTCTTCTCGCAAGGAGCTGGACCTCCCCGACTCTCTGAGTATCGGTTCCCCAATTTCACATGAGCAAGTGATCCGTCTATCACGCTATTCCAACAATGGAGCCAACAGCACCAGCCCCCACCCAAAACCAGACAGAAGCCTCAACTCGCTCCTCCGCGGCACAAGAGTCTACGTCCCTCCTCCGTCTAAGAAACCTGAACCT AGTCCCGAGTACCTCGCTCTAAAGGCCCGCCTGCTCGCTGCTGCCGAAACAGATGCCTACAACCGCATGACAGCCTCAACATTCACATCCTCCGCACCAGGGCAAAGCGGGCCCTCGccgatcttctcctcctccacgcCGACTCTCTCCGCCCTTCACGACTCTAAAGCACTCGCCGGCGATACGGGGACGAAAGACCCGCTCACCCCATCACTGGTACTGAACATTTTCCTCTCGGTGCTCATCACCGGGTTCAGCGTGTACTGGGCGCTGACGAGCTTCCGTACGCCTGACATTTTAGTGAGCTCTGTATCCTCTTTGTGGCGGGGACAGCCACCCAGCAAACCGAGTGCGAATAGGGTGAGCGGGGGCGCGACAGAGCCCGTACGGGTTCTGGTCTCCCTGTTGGCCGCGCTGATGGTGGGTGTGGCGGAGGTGTTGATCTATGCGATCTATCTTCAAAAGGTTGACCAGGCGCGGGCGCGCGAGAGGCGCAtcaaggagaggaaggaggtggtggagacTGATGTGGTCCGGGCCGGGCCCGGCCAGGCGGGTAAAGAGGGCGTCCAGAGAATTGATGGAGAGCAGGAGACGATATGGGGAAGGGGTGCGAATGGAGGCGTGCGGCGAAGGGTGAGGGAGAaatgggaagagaaggagagtcaGTGGAACCACGATGGGTAA
- a CDS encoding allantoinase alX, producing MEAPPQMPSISVVASSRAVISGRLTSATIVISRTTGKITAVFDSVILASEFPAGTPYTDYSPHVLLPGLVDAHVHLNEPGRTEWEGFYTGTQAAAFGGVTTVIDMPLNAIPPTTTVAGLKEKIQAAEGKCWVDVGFYGGIVPGNAGELKALVQQGVRGFKGFLIDSGVEEFPAVSSEDIKLAMKELADEPTTLMFHAEMLPPIAASVGDAVSTSDPPAAPAGPVEAYSTFLASRPSVFETCAVQEILSLAHLAPNLPLHIVHLSAMEVIPLLHKARTDGVKITAETCFHYLSLAAEEIRDGDTRHKCCPPIRSKLNQDGLWAELERHAEDGVIKTVVSDHSPCTPDLKLLPSHIPGHHAANGEVENSGSFFSAWGGISSVGLGLPIMWTELSHRKNLTSAPDDANTKRALQDIVRWCCANTAAQVGLQNQKGDLVPGFDADICVFDDTAEWVVKPSTMLFRNKCSPYQGRTLRGMVRETWVRGEKVFSRDDGFVAKIPTGRLLLEKRV from the exons ATGGAGGCTCCTCCTCAAATGCCTTCAATCTCCGTGGTGGCATCCTCGCGCGCCGTTATCTCAGGCCGTTTGACATCAGCCACGATTGTTATCTCTCGTACCACTGGCAAGATCACTGCAGTATTTGACTCGGTCATTCTTGCGTCTGAATTTCCCGCGGGGACTCCATACACCGACTATTCCCCTCATGTCCTCTTGCCTGGTCTGGTCGATGCACATGTCCACCTCAATGAGCCTGGCCGGACCGAGTGGGAGGGCTTCTACACTGGGACGCAAGCCGCCGCCTTTGGTGGTGTCACCACAGTCATTGACATGCCTTTGAATGCCATTCCTCCAACAACAACCGTTGCTGGCCTAAAGGAAAAGATTCAGGCCGCCGAGGGCAAGTGCTGGGTGGATGTCGGCTTCTATGGCGGTATCGTCCCCGGGAATGCTGGCGAGCTCAAGGCTCTGGTCCAGCAGGGTGTCCGCGGTTTCAAGGGTTTCCTTATCGATAGTGGT GTGGAAGAGTTTCCCGCTGTCTCGTCTGAGGACATCAAGTTGGCTATGAAGGAGTTGGCCGACGAACCCACAACCCTCATGTTCCACGCAGAGATGTTGCCCCCTATCGCGGCCTCTGTTGGAGACGCTGTCAGTACCTCTGACCCCCCTGCGGCCCCAGCAGGTCCCGTGGAAGCTTACTCCACTTTCCTTGCCTCCCGTCCCTCAGTCTTCGAGACTTGCGCCGTGCAGGAGATCCTGTCACTCGCTCACTTGGCCCCCAATCTCCCACTGCATATTGTCCACTTATCAGCCATGGAGGTGATTCCTCTCTTGCACAAAGCCCGCACCGATGGTGTCAAAATCACAGCCGAAACGTGTTTCCACTATCTGTCACTCGCCGCTGAGGAGATTCGCGATGGTGACACCCGTCATAAGTGCTGCCCTCCCATCCGCTCCAAACTGAACCAGGACGGCCTCTGGGCCGAACTCGAACGTCATGCCGAGGACGGAGTCATCAAGACTGTAGTGTCGGACCACTCCCCCTGCACACCGGACCTGAAACTCCTGCCATCCCACATTCCCGGCCATCATGCCGCCAATGGCGAGGTCGAAAATTCCGGCAGCTTTTTCTCCGCCTGGGGCGGAATCTCATCCGTCGGTCTTGGACTCCCTATCATGTGGACCGAGCTCAGCCATCGCAAGAACCTGACTTCCGCTCCCGATGACGCAAACACCAAGCGTGCACTTCAGGATATTGTGCGATGGTGTTGTGCCAACACTGCGGCGCAGGTTGGCCTGCAGAATCAAAAGGGCGACCTCGTGCCGGGCTTTGACGCCGATATCTGTGTCTTTGACGACACCGCAGAATGGGTCGTTAAGCCCAGCACCATGCTTTTCCGCAACAAGTGCTCCCCCTACCAGGGTCGCACCCTTCGAGGCATGGTCCGCGAAACCTGGGTGCGAGGCGAGAAAGTCTTCAGCCGAGACGATGGTTTTGTCGCCAAGATCCCAACCGGTCGCCTCCTTCTGGAGAAGCGGGTTTGa